The following coding sequences are from one Bacillus carboniphilus window:
- a CDS encoding ThiF family adenylyltransferase, whose translation MNPEFKKTFRPVIQKPGAIEVANGKNTIELDDEDGKLYALLNLLDGSRSVTEIARTLDIPLSDMMEALEALNELGFLEYNSAPSTYSPTELERYQANLNYFSGFASLQKSKFSYQDALRDAKVAVLGLGGGCLTATYLAGLGVGEIVGVDFDTISRTNLNRQFLYCEDDVGRLKSEVAEEKIRRVNPEVKVTMVNREIRGFEDLLDILEGCDVAVSMMDQPALISHRWVNAACVKLGIPYYRGGFSNHSMIWERFTPGGDEPCYDCKLIDLLQKGQEDAVYRLKTNYGRIFSGVNTGFAPNVSILTGLYIADVVKYITGHAQLSKPFIEMDTATMEMVLSDHDCEKKACCPTCGAGAGAELDRMVGLDELIEIGLSAEVLVDEL comes from the coding sequence ATGAATCCAGAGTTTAAGAAAACGTTTCGGCCTGTTATCCAGAAACCTGGGGCCATTGAAGTGGCGAACGGGAAAAATACGATTGAACTGGATGATGAGGATGGAAAGCTATATGCTTTGTTGAATTTATTAGACGGGAGTCGGTCGGTTACAGAGATTGCGCGGACTCTTGACATTCCACTGTCTGACATGATGGAGGCGTTAGAAGCATTGAACGAGCTTGGCTTCTTAGAATACAACTCCGCCCCATCCACCTATTCCCCTACTGAGCTTGAACGGTATCAAGCAAATCTTAATTACTTCTCAGGGTTTGCCTCTCTCCAAAAAAGTAAGTTTTCATATCAAGATGCATTGCGGGATGCGAAGGTAGCGGTCCTAGGATTGGGAGGCGGCTGTTTGACGGCCACCTATTTGGCTGGACTCGGAGTCGGTGAGATTGTTGGGGTTGATTTTGATACGATTTCGCGGACGAATTTGAACCGGCAGTTTTTGTATTGTGAGGATGATGTTGGGCGTTTGAAGTCTGAGGTAGCAGAGGAAAAGATTCGTCGGGTGAATCCTGAGGTAAAGGTGACGATGGTGAACAGGGAGATTCGTGGTTTCGAAGACTTGTTGGATATTTTAGAGGGCTGCGATGTCGCGGTTAGCATGATGGATCAGCCTGCTTTGATTAGTCACCGTTGGGTGAATGCGGCTTGCGTGAAGCTTGGTATTCCATATTATCGAGGAGGTTTTAGTAACCATTCGATGATTTGGGAGCGTTTTACGCCTGGCGGGGATGAACCTTGCTACGATTGTAAGTTGATAGATTTGTTGCAGAAGGGTCAGGAGGATGCGGTTTATCGGTTGAAGACCAATTACGGGCGGATTTTTTCAGGGGTGAATACGGGATTTGCTCCGAATGTGTCGATTTTGACTGGGTTGTATATTGCGGATGTTGTAAAATACATAACTGGTCATGCCCAACTATCTAAGCCGTTTATTGAGATGGATACGGCGACGATGGAGATGGTGTTGTCGGATCATGATTGTGAGAAGAAGGCTTGTTGCCCTACTTGCGGGGCTGGGGCTGGAGCTGAGTTGGATCGGATGGTTGGCTTGGATGAGTTGATTGAGATTGGATTGAGTGCGGAGGTTTTAGTTGATGAGCTTTGA